tcgaggtttattggaccgtttgaaattcttgacagagttgggacactagcttatcgtgtagccttaccgccgaatctggccggtgtacacaatgtgttccatgtctcaatgctgaggaagtacctagctaatccttcgcatgttttgagctacgagccgttgcagcttgctccagatctatcatatgaggaaagacctgtccaaatcctagacagacaagagcgtagacttcggaacaaggtgaccaagctggtcaaagtccggtggctaaattaatcagtggaagaggccacttgggagacagaagcggATATGAGAAACCGCTAcccagaactgtttggtaagatttaatttcgaggacgaaatttatataagtgtgggaggaactgtagagcccaaattcagtacatgtataacccatgcatttattttattactgaagcatttatttaattttaaaatgagtcttagtggtgcatgatttatttaaatgtatttctttaaattatttacgtttatgtgatgcacgttaaaatatttctcgagttttatgtttcaggcgattattcgaggcgggatcgaggaaaagagactggtgacgatttttggtaattttaaaacgtggtattttattttaagttaagaatggggcatttatttagttttagcattttaaaacctaAGTTATCTATTTAGCTATTTTATGACATAACTTTTAAAAGTTATGTCACttgtgcaagttattttaaatttagagattttattaattaggggagagttagtattttaaattagcttgttaattattaattaagtaaactTTTCTCGTAATTAACACtaatcacacgcacacacacacttttacacataCTAAACAACGACTAAACACACTCACACTTCACtattcagattttattattttgagaggaGAAAACCTAGGTTTCTAGGAGTCCTTGCAgccgccccctcccctctccatcttccagcagattttcgtgtgttttcttcaagGATTTTAGCGCCACAATCGTCTCGGATCAATCCTCGCgtcatctccgcttcggtatcgtcggttcggtaaactttaacatcataaggcacgtatattctgttatttctgcatcgatctcgtcatattatgcgttgtgttgttatttatgtgtaaaaatacatgtgttgtgtgtagaagtttgagcaatgtcgtttggatcaattttgaaaCAGATTTTGGATCACAAATCATGTTTTTCCTGTCTTTTCAAAAACTGCAATTTTTCCGtcgtgattctgagaaaactttcaacacgaaaattgtagaactttttgataccttcgatttaatataaaattcgaaatatatagataaaaattgagagagttatgatcattttcgtgggactgctcaaactgcgttttctgaaaaattatgttattgatgtgttcttgaagttttattgttgcatgcTTCATtgagatcgacgggtgatcgttgctgcatttaggtatatttagtatgatgttgggttggtatttggtatgccggGTAGTGTCaataggcacttgaattcattagaagccgtaggaaacgatttgggATTAATTTCCGTGTTTGTGAGTTGTattgtgtcgtagggtggatgTCGTTGTTTTGGGGTGGTTGTACGGGTTTGGATTCAAGGTTGTAGTATCCTAGGaggggtctcggggtgtcgattcttggtcgggatgatcgagttaggagaaataagccttGAGTATACGATTTTTCCGTTGGTTTACttttaccgagtctacacggtCCCCTCGAcagaccctggcacggggtccgtgcccttgtttcctcCTTATTGTCAGtaaaccgagcctacacggacccttcgacggaccctgacacggggtccgtgcctttgtttccttggaagtgtcaaatttgtgagcctacacggacccctagacggaccctagcacggggtccgtgtccttacttCTTTTCGAGCATTTTTTTTACGAACCTACACGAACCCATAACCGGacccgggcacggggtccgtgtacttcatattttgggaaaaaaaattagacttcacCGCAGGTTTTGTTTTGAGGTTTAAGATAATGGTTAGTACGATtattaaaagaggtcaagtctcgaggaaactagaatgtcataagctacttattcacttcggtggtgagcttgagtacctaagtttaagttatgcaagttaagtatttcaaactcatgttagtatgttgcagcagcggcccccaaagcgagatccaacgaatctctcaacgccaagtaagtatgttcgacgtgcaaaagaaaatattttaagttttgaggtatgctaaatgtcttgtgaccaatttatgtatgggattggaaagcggtaaagcatgaccagggaccaatccaccccgttaaatcatgaatgagtttagatcaggattggaaagcgttaaagcatgaacagagaccaatccacccgttaaagcatgagtggggatctcatgtatgtggcagtggatcttccctgtcagcccagtactgtggtttattctgatcaggcgatttatgttatgggtcacttgctttgaaacatgcctctacgcaaaatgatgaagtttaagtatgtacaagtatgcaagcacgtttaagaaattTTTCATGTTAttgcacgtctatgtatgtacgtatgttcaagtttatttatgcaaATTCAAGTTcccgtatgtatgttctattttaaagctgcatgtgattttattacgtattactcgttacttccagtttatacgtgttgagtctttagagtcactagacttgatcgatgcaggtgaggatgactcgGAGGAGACTAGGaatggggaccaaggagctggcttggactgagcgggaggctaaacccgaggaccgccatgttttaagctttttgaaatgatcaaaatactctgacttatgttactggttatgagattttaatcaGATGCTTTTGGTTAACTTTATTTTAGATATTTGGTTGCAACCACTTTTGgagacgtacagtttattttaaatcaaaattgagagttattttataatcaagaaaatttaatttttccgcaaattttaagtagaaaaaagtacggtacgttacatgatTACTTCAAATGTTTATTTTGTACAAGTAGTTAACAAGGGCTTGAGCTTACCTTGAACCATTTCCAAGATTCGTTGCTGCAAGCATCATCGACAGGGGATGGTTTCACCAGTAGTATAGGATGTAACATGAGAATTGATCGGAGCACTTGATGGAAATGAGTGCTGATTGTATGGCCACTACGTATGTAGTCATGACCAACAAGTCGAGTTTTCTTGTGATGAGCCAATATAGACAGAAACATTGTGATCTTCTCTTCAATACGAACATATGTAGAGTCGACTAACCTCCAACATTAGTTAGCAAGTTACACAATCGTGCAAATGCATTCCTATTCATTCGCAAGTTCACCACACATTGAACATCTCCTATTTCAATTATACGGTGCAAATGGTTCATTTGCACATTTATTCTTTGTGTCATGCTGTAGCTGACTGTTGTTGTACGCGTATGGCAAAGTCGTTTCGCATGTAACTTCATTCGTTGTCGTCTCAAGAGTAACATAATCAAGAAGGATTGACACATGATTTGGTGAAGCATCACAAAAAGTAGAATGCGTCTACGCATAATGGTCATCGATTGAAGATACTTCAAAAGAAATTACAGTTTCAAATGTGTTTAAAAATGCATCTACAAATATCCAATACAATTTCATATTGTGTAAACGAAGACAGTACTGTACGGTGGACAACAAAATTTTCTTCTTTCAAGTCTTCTTCCcaaaaacatcaaaatatattacaaaataaattttaattcagTATGAAACGCAGTTCTTTCTTCACTATTACCGAAATCATCGATGTTAAAAAATCGATTATTACACGCACATCTACCAGAGTGTCTTAAGTAATAAGTTGAGAAATTAttattcagttttggttttcGAGTTTAATGAAATAACATTGATGAAATCGAGTAAGAAGGTCGGCAGAAGAATAATATTACAAAGGAAAGATACAACCGTCAAACATAGATAATACAAACACAAAACAGGACAAGATTGAATTAAACTATGTCAACCCAAAGTAGAAAAAACCAGATTTTTGGCAGAAAACATAAACAGAAAGAAAGGTCATTTACCGACACCGTGAGAGCCTCCTCATATTTATGCAAAATTTCGCAAAGTACATCCCAAAATTTAATCTTAAAAAACTTAATTTCGACAACAGCTTATGCAAATTCAAGTGTGAAACAAAGAATTTAAACACTAAAATAACCTGATTTCCGAAGATTTCAACGCAGACAGAAAATACCTAAGCCACACTCATTTCTCCCTTCGTACGTTGTTGTTTAGTTGGGCGAAGACTCTTTTGTTGGGCTTCTGGGGTGGATGAAAGGGTATTGTAGGAAAATGCACGTTTGATACAAAGCAGGACTATTAATAATGGAGTGTGGCATGGGTTTATTTTAACCAGGCTAGTACACTATAGTCCATTGGACAGTAGATTGGgtggatttaattaaaaatgaatCAAACAGTGGATAATGATGAAAAAAATAACACAAACCTACTTAATCAAGGCTACCAAACGCTGCGTAAAATGATAAGTTTATCCCTTAAATAATCATCTCTAAAAAAATGAACTCttcattcttttaaaaaaatcttgtAAGGTAACAGGATTTTCCTGACCTGGATGGTGGCCTAGTCTACCGTGAAAGGGCATGGGCTGAAAGGCACCCACTTGAGCTTATCTCACAtccattttttaattttaaaaaaaaaatcttttttaaaaattttaaccaaCGGTTTTTTTATTATGGtttaaattaaacaaaatttGAGCATATATGAActcattacaaaaaaaaattcctaaattagTATTTTACATAGTTCACAACATCTAGTTTATATGTTGTTTTTAGTGAATACAAGTGTTTTTTTCATGTTGTACTCCTTCatttcaaaattataataaagttttatttcaaataaattGTATTTGTTAGATAAGatgtaataaatataaataaaaataaaaaaatattattatttatttttaaataataatatttttatgtaaataaaattgaaaatatatttatttctgtaaaataagaataaaaatgaATGACATAAATAATGAGTGttaatgttaaaatgaatgtgaGAGAATGAAGATGTTAACATAATATATATGTGACATGTTGACGTTATAACTCTCGTCAATGTAGATGCTCTTACAACTCACGTGACACAACAAAAAATATTTGAGCGACAACTTTTAATTATATTCTTTTCGGAAAAAAATGTTGCCATCACTTCATTCATAACATATTGGTACAATGATGATGCGATTTTCCacattttataattatatcCAATGATTGTTGGAATCAATAATCAAACATTGAATAAAAGAGTGGAATTCATGCGAAGATCATAGGATGCAGCGATGACCGCAACATTGGATGTGACATacctattttttattttttatttttaacaaagTAATTAacgttttattttaatatcttaaaaaaaactcttttaatttaaaattatcaaaaaacaGTAATTTATTCTACGATATATCATTTCGATAACgtttattttatgtatttagACATATATATTAatctaatttaaaatttacccaaaaatatatatgtacttCAAAAATCGATGAAGTTCAGCaactaaaattttgaattttaaaaaaagttcaTATAGGGCTGGCCATAATTAGGACTTGAGATTCGAGTTGAGACTTTCTTAATATGTGTTGGGTGGATAAATCATGATCGTTTGAATGGGTAGCTGTAATTTAACCAATCAACATATATACCATGTATTGAGTGGATGAAGACACTACCCACGAGATAGCACGAAGAAAACCCCCTTGAATAATTGATTAACCATAACAACAATACCTTAACTCCGAAAAACCTATTTATCCACCATTGAGCTAATCGATTAACCATAGCCCAGTATGAATTCGAAACAACACAACTGTCGTACCTGAATATTTGTCGTTGACCCAGGTTCGGCGACAGCATTTATTGTATATCCTCTCTCCTTTCAATTACATTCATACGCAGTTGGTATAAGATTTGAACCGATTTATGAGTATATATTGTATGCATAAGATCTCTTTCTTGAACACAATCCAAATTATTTGTATAATGTAGTTGACATGCCTTGCAGTCTTGAATCTTGAATCCAATGCTCGCATCTAGGGAAAATGTAGTATCTGAAATTATCAAGAAGGAAAAAATGCGACTGATGCATTAGAAGGGACATGGCAATTTTTTTATCCTAAATTTAATTAGAATATAATAGGTACCATGGCTACAATGTAGATATCATGTTACCACGGAGAGAGAGAGATTCCGTGGCTTAAGCGGCAAACAATCTTTATGCAAGCTTACAAAGACCATTTTTTACACGGTATGCTTGGGATAAAGTAGGAAACAAACTTGTTTGATGATGTTCGAGCACATCATTTTTCATGGCTAAGAGGATTTCAAACTGTCCATGAAGTATCAAAGGAGTTCCAGACAATTACGATGGATGGTTAAGCTATTCAGATCAATTGGTTCATGCATGATGCAAGTTGGAGCGGTGGTGGAATTGTAGTATCAAAGCATCTCATCTACTCCCATTTTCATTCTCTATGACTGATAATATCAACCACTACAATTACAGTTACAGATAAGACTTTCATAAGCTAACTCTGGATAAcctagccaaaaaaaaaaaaaatcgtcctTAGGGCAACGATTCGGAGTCAAGTCCCTACAAGACAACCACTGCTCGATGTGTCTACCATGTCATAGAGGCATACTAAGTTTAATAGAAGAGTAACTATAGAAAGATCATGATGACGAATATTGCTCAAGTTTTTTGTCACGACATAATAAATAAGGTAGCTCTTATGAATAAACTCAGAAAACAGACACTAAATTTCATAGCAAAGGGCGCATAACCAGGATTCATACAAAACCCTCGCTTCGAAATTAAGACAGCATTTCCAAATGATGAATTTAAGCGCATCTGCTACAGATTTTCCTGTCTGGAtatccattttttttattttgagaatAGCAGATCGCTGTGGGCAAATCTTGTCAAACTTCTCAATTATAACAAGAATCTGAAATGGATATTCATAACTGGGTAAGGATGTGGGCAGATGCATGGATCTTACAACCCAACGTGTCGAGAAACATCCAAAGCGAATGGAATATTGAAATATAATTCTAAAGATTCGGAAAGTTAAGAAGACTTACCTCAGATAAAATCACTCTTCATCCATTAATCAACGAGATTTCAGTCAGATGGCATATAACGGTATGCTACCAAATTTCCTACAGCACGTTCAGGATCAATAAATGAATAAACCGAACATGTTGTGATTACACTGTCAGTAATTCGATATCACAATGAATTAAACAAAAGCTTAAAAATCGCATCATAAGAAAACTTGGACCAAAAGCGTCTTGATGATAAGAAAGAGAAAAGATTTCTGTAAATTGTTCAAAGTAAATGACTATCATAAATATAATCTGTCCTTGTTTCAAAAGCGTAAACGGAAAATGATGAAGTTGAAAAAAAAACACCCAACTTTATACCATAGTCCATAAGAACAATATATCACTTGAAACAACATTTATtgatgcataaaaatagaaCACTGATGACGACACAAAATCATAAATACAAATTAGGATGATCATAGAAGTTGGGGAAAAAAGATTCATACCTGAAAAATTCTGTGATATGTTCAAATTCTAATCACCTCAAATGCAAGTCACTAAGAAAATCGGAGAGTCTGAAAACATCATAATTCGTAAATAACACACAAATTACTATACGGAAAATGTTTTAACAAAATTTGGTAAAcattattgaaaaaataattgGACAAATGTGACCTAATATCTTTAACAATAACTGTATTCCCATCTTCATCCCCAAGATGGCGAAGAACCACTTCCTCAATTGTACCATCTCGATAGGCATGCTGTAAAAATGGAATCCATATGAAAAATCGCTAAACTTAGGGATACATAAAAGATTCGCATGCATATTGGAATGAAGCACTTAGTGGTAAAATAATTGTAGTAATAAATAAACATGGATCGGAAAAAGAATAGAGCTTTTAAGTTAACTGCCATCGTCATAAATGTAAATACCTATATCACTTCAGCAATTTGTGCCACTTACACGTTTGGTGTCTTTTGTTGTTGCGAACTAATATTTATTCTAGCACCAACAATTTAAATATTGACATGACAGCCCCAAATTTTAACTCACGGCTATTGTGCGAAGGAGCAAACAAGAAAGTCAGTAACATAATGTTGCATCGATTCCTCGAATAACACCTTGACCAAGCTAATGTCCAAGGTAGCTGATACTCATCAATACACTAAACTTGTCAGCATTATTTCACTCTTAATTCCAATTATTATTAGTAATAAATGTGTGAAATATAAATTGCAACCAAGACGTAACTTACAAAGCCCCAACAAATCCTCAATCACATGTGAAGCCATAGCATAGCATGTCATCAATAATTTGGTGCAAACATCACAACTAACTCCCACAATTAAATGCGAAATAAATGCAACTCAAGATCTGGAACTTAacaaatccataaatatatcAGAAGCAGAACAAAGCTAGTATGGAGCACTTTGATATCGTCAGAGAAATAGTCCAGCATCAGGCCCCAATATCAGTACTTCATTTATTCTCAAGACACAAATTTATACTCATGAAATACTATGGTACACAGGTTTACACTGCAAAATTCTGCTGAATATTAAGTACTGGATCACATTTTTCGCAACTAAATCAAATATAACAGCTGAAGGAGCATTATTTTCATTAATAGTCACTCGCGTCAATTATCCCGCAGGAAAGGTAACATCATTGTCATCTCTGCCACTATATTGTTTAAAGCTTCGATAGTATCATTATCCAATTCCTCATTTTCTATTGGAATGTTGGGCCCGGAAAATTGCTCAAGTAAGCCATTCATAGCTAAGGTGTCAGAGCTCAATGGAGCTTCATCTATGTCCCGAATTCTTGATCTGTTTAAATAAGGTTCAAATGTAGCATCCCATAAAAATGAGCCAGGCTTGACAGTATGCTGGAACATAACAAACTGATTCGTCAATGGAATAATAAGCAACCAAGTTTACAATAAGAAAAGGAAAGTGCACTAAAGGAACATAACTTTTAAaacattgatcagattcaaaTTAGTTAAGTCTTTGATATAGACGAAGAGAAGATACAAAGAAATCTTTGTAGCAAAATAACATCAATATAAACTTGAAAGTCAGATATCTAATCATGAATTGAGCACTTCAATTCTTGATATAGGAATCCAAAACCAAGCTTGCTGCCCAATCCTTGGAATAAATCATCACAATTATTAAGAAATTACTTGAAAAATTTCTGAAAACAATTGTAGTTCCTTAGAAATATTTCATAAAGTAAAGCACAAAGAAAAATGGTTTGAAGTCTGGATTGTAAAATCTAATCTCAGCCTCTATTAAAGGCTGTTTGACTGCTCAACATAATATTTAATAACAATTCAACTTTCTATCACTTCTTAAGAAGCTACTGAGATCTCAATAACTTCAAAACAATTTCTTCTCACTTTTCCTAAATGAGAATCAAATCTGAATAACCAAATCCTCTCCACATGACTCAGTCTCAAACCCAGGACAAAAAATCAAGTAACATATTGCATTGAATGTTCAGCAAATCAAGTAACATATTGCATTGAATGTTCAGCATTGAGTTAACAAATGGCTACAAaagaattattttgaatttcaaataagCATATTGGAGAAAAGATTTCACCaatatgaaacatatatcaTTATCACCACAGAATGAAGAATCCATAGGTCATATCACTTGAATACAACTAAAAAATTAGGTACTTTACTCACAAAGATTTCCACAATGTGCAAGGAAATAAACCAGCAACCATATGTAATCAAAATTTCAGTTCCCAACAAGAAATCGATCAAACAAATTTAGGACAACAAGCAAGAAGTAGAATAAAGATACAGAAACAACAATACTCCCTTCGTATCAGATGCGGCAATACCTCTGCATTGTAAAAAATTATATTCTCAACAGCATTTTAACGGAGAATCTAAAGATGTAATCATTTAGATGGATATACCACAAATAAAGCAACAAATTTAGAACAGTTTCATTAAATGCTGAAAACAAAACCTCGGCATGGGAGAGCAGCaaccaaatcataatcattaaaGATCCAAGAAGCACTAAAGTACACAAGAGTCACGGGACTTAAACTCAAACGGCAACCATCATCCACCTAATTGAAGTTAGGTGTATTAGAAAGTATGATTCAATATTTTAGATTCTAAGAAAAGCATGTCATCACGCATCTGACATGAACTTTACAAACcaataaataattataactaGCGCATCGACAGTCTGTtttgtaataattttatttatattcaaatatgGGTAATAACATAATTATGAAAATCAATGAGAGGTCATACTGCAACttgaaatattaaaatgaaaacaaaaacaaacaaaaaaaaccaGACCCAGACACCAAATTTGTCTCTATTATCCAGATTCTTAATAATAAtcatagataataataataataaggaaaaatatttattattgtgCAATCAAATATTGGCATAAACTAAAGGTAAGCCAACTGCATTAAAAGCATCCTTCCCATGGTACTTTTCTCAAACACAAAAAGGAAACACCAACCAGATCAGTTCCAAATATTGACCTGCACTTATTTTAAGACagcaaaatatttttcagtCCTGAGGAAACTTAAGTAGCTGAAAACAAAGCCATATCCACAACAGCCAGTTGCATATCTCATAAAAAAACAACAACTTAGATTATAACAAATATGCCAGCTTTAAATGAGTTTCCTTCTTTATTTCCTGCCCAGGACCTGGAAAATGAACATTGGGAAGCTTCAATGAACAGTCACAGCCTCAATTGGCTGAGCCTGTATATCTTCTTAAGCATCATATATCACGACAAAAGAACCTAAATACCACCCTCTTAacaattacatattaaatcctTAGAAAATCAATATATGCTATTTTCAAGCAATGGCCCATAAAAACTTTTAGGAAAGGAAAAACTAAAGGAAGTTGAAATAAGGTTCGGAGGATTTAGATTTACCATGGCAACCATTAATAAGCAGTGATCCAACAAGGACAATCAAATGGATTGGTCTAACAGGTAGTTTTTTAAGGAGACCATACATACCTTGTAGAAGCAACTTGTCCCAAATGGGCAGGTTCCATTACCAAAGTCGAAATGCTTGCACTCAATGGACCTGGAAGATAAGTACTTGTTAATGAGAGAAGGAGAGGGATAAAGGAGAGCGATAGAAGGAAATGAGGGGAGCTTTACTTGAGTTTTTTCTGGTAGCTATCGACAATCTCCAGCTTTTCCTCTTTTGAGGAATACCAAATGACACTAGGAATGACATAGTATGAAAGTTTTCGACATATAGGGCAAGCTCTTAGAGCAGCATTAACATCCAAACCAGATGCCGGAGAACTACCACGCCAATTCCTGATGCATGATATACAGAATGGATGATCACACTCTGATAATATTCCAAATTTTCTTTCTGCAGATATAGGCTTTGCGAGGACACGCTCAAGACACACACTGCACTCTATTTCTTGACTATGCCTCAATGCTTCCAagtgtttttgcattttctcaCATGTTTTCATATGTTCCTCGCTTTCTTGTGGCCTGTAAGGATGCAAGCACTGCTTCCCACAGGTAGGACATGGGTCACCATGCATGTGAGGACATTTATTCCCACGAGGACAAGCACCAGCAGCAGCAAACGAGCAGATTGATTGGTCAGCAGGATCAACGCTCTTCGGAGATCTAGCTTCTTGACCACTCTCTGGTAAATCTTGATGCCCCAACTTTTCCCCCCACGCTGGTCTAGGTGGAGGATGGAAAGATCCATTAGCAGCTGAATGTTCAGTAATTACAGCTGGGGAACCATAAGCATAATATCCGGAAGTTCCGGAAGGCTGCACCACGGAGAAGGAAAGCTCTGCTGAAGTAGATGGAACTGAAGAATGTAACCTTGAAGGTTTGACATGTTCATATCTACATCTACTGCCATAAGCACACATTCCTTTCTGGTAGAAGGTACATATCTGGGATAACATAAAAAAAGTGG
This sequence is a window from Primulina tabacum isolate GXHZ01 chromosome 17, ASM2559414v2, whole genome shotgun sequence. Protein-coding genes within it:
- the LOC142531119 gene encoding E3 ubiquitin-protein ligase makorin-like isoform X1, with the translated sequence MSRVQCKFFAHGACFKGEHCEFSHDWNAPPNNICTFYQKGMCAYGSRCRYEHVKPSRLHSSVPSTSAELSFSVVQPSGTSGYYAYGSPAVITEHSAANGSFHPPPRPAWGEKLGHQDLPESGQEARSPKSVDPADQSICSFAAAGACPRGNKCPHMHGDPCPTCGKQCLHPYRPQESEEHMKTCEKMQKHLEALRHSQEIECSVCLERVLAKPISAERKFGILSECDHPFCISCIRNWRGSSPASGLDVNAALRACPICRKLSYYVIPSVIWYSSKEEKLEIVDSYQKKLKSIECKHFDFGNGTCPFGTSCFYKHTVKPGSFLWDATFEPYLNRSRIRDIDEAPLSSDTLAMNGLLEQFSGPNIPIENEELDNDTIEALNNIVAEMTMMLPFLRDN
- the LOC142531119 gene encoding putative RING-type E3 ubiquitin transferase C3H69 isoform X2; translation: MSRVQCKFFAHGACFKGEHCEFSHDWNAPPNNICTFYQKGMCAYGSRCRYEHVKPSRLHSSVPSTSAELSFSVVQPSGTSGYYAYGSPAVITEHSAANGSFHPPPRPAWGEKLGHQDLPESGQEARSPKSVDPADQSICSFAAAGACPRGNKCPHMHGDPCPTCGKQCLHPYRPQESEEHMKTCEKMQKHLEALRHSQEIECSVCLERVLAKPISAERKFGILSECDHPFCISCIRNWRGSSPASGLDVNAALRACPICRKLSYYVIPSVIWYSSKEEKLEIVDSYQKKLKSIECKHFDFGNGTCPFGTSCFYKHAYRDGTIEEVVLRHLGDEDGNTVIVKDIRLSDFLSDLHLR